One window of the Candidatus Chryseobacterium colombiense genome contains the following:
- a CDS encoding TetR/AcrR family transcriptional regulator: MGLHERRQREKENIRTSILDAAFSLAKTEGWASLSMRKIADAIEYSAPVVYDYFENKEAILYEISLNGFNCLHIELLKAQREHDTPDEQLKAIVDAYWKFAFKNKEYYQLMFGLGMQCSGRGMMKEEFSSFQDMLYDCTYEIIKKNGSKIENACHMSHALFSAVHGLISIMMMRNDDIPSTMNKTTLDETVSAFIKSL, translated from the coding sequence ATGGGTCTACATGAACGTCGACAAAGAGAAAAAGAAAACATACGTACCAGCATTTTGGACGCGGCTTTCTCTTTGGCTAAAACCGAAGGTTGGGCTTCACTTTCCATGAGAAAAATTGCCGATGCCATAGAATACAGTGCACCGGTGGTTTATGATTATTTTGAAAACAAAGAGGCTATTCTGTACGAAATCTCGTTGAATGGTTTCAATTGTTTGCACATAGAATTGTTAAAAGCCCAGAGAGAACACGACACTCCGGATGAACAATTGAAAGCTATTGTAGATGCTTACTGGAAGTTTGCATTTAAGAACAAAGAGTACTATCAATTGATGTTCGGATTGGGGATGCAGTGCAGCGGAAGGGGAATGATGAAAGAAGAATTTTCATCTTTTCAGGACATGCTTTACGACTGCACCTATGAAATTATCAAGAAAAACGGATCAAAAATTGAAAATGCCTGCCACATGTCTCACGCCCTTTTTTCGGCAGTGCACGGATTGATCTCTATCATGATGATGAGAAATGATGATATTCCTTCTACGATGAACAAGACTACATTGGATGAAACAGTTTCTGCTTTCATTAAGTCTTTGTAA
- a CDS encoding MBL fold metallo-hydrolase → MLHIQRFVFNFASENTYILYNDNKNAWIIDPGNMNEQETYVISNFIAENNLNIQKILLTHAHIDHVLGLQWAFDTYKVPVTLHQDDQEVLDMLSASGARFGFQVSPVKVETTYINEGDELDLDGEKFKIYHVPGHSPGSVVYHNDERKFMISGDVLFEGSIGRTDLYKGNYDQLINGIKTKLFILDNETQVFSGHGNSTTIGFEKQYNPFLK, encoded by the coding sequence ATGCTTCATATTCAGAGATTCGTATTCAATTTTGCCAGCGAAAATACTTATATCCTTTATAACGATAATAAAAATGCATGGATTATTGATCCTGGAAATATGAATGAGCAGGAGACTTATGTCATTAGTAACTTTATCGCTGAAAATAATTTAAACATTCAAAAAATTCTTTTAACGCATGCTCATATTGACCATGTTTTAGGATTACAATGGGCTTTCGACACTTATAAAGTTCCTGTTACTTTACACCAGGATGATCAGGAAGTATTGGATATGCTTTCTGCAAGCGGTGCAAGATTCGGGTTTCAGGTTTCCCCGGTTAAAGTAGAAACCACTTATATCAATGAAGGTGATGAACTTGATCTTGATGGAGAAAAATTCAAAATATACCATGTTCCGGGACATTCTCCGGGAAGTGTAGTTTACCACAATGATGAAAGAAAATTCATGATTTCCGGTGATGTTCTTTTTGAAGGAAGCATTGGAAGAACAGATCTATATAAAGGAAATTACGATCAGTTAATTAATGGCATCAAAACGAAACTTTTCATTCTTGATAATGAAACTCAGGTTTTTTCCGGCCACGGAAATTCCACAACAATCGGATTTGAAAAACAATACAATCCTTTTTTAAAGTAA
- a CDS encoding efflux RND transporter periplasmic adaptor subunit codes for MKIPGKIRFIVLISSIILLQNCTKAAEGSNAAPPAPELPVYTVITSPATTYQEFPTALEGKNNVEIRSQVDGYLDKIYVEEGAYVRAGQPLFKIDSRAYGEQMNMASANLQVANANIQKAKVEVDRLEPLVAAKVVSDVQLRTAKANYAAAVAAASQAKASVGGAKINIGFTTITAPVSGYIGRIPYKKGSLISRTDPNPLTLLSDISEIYAYFSLSELDFIAFQNKYEGATLEQKLKNMPMVDLVIADNTIYPQKGKMSIVDGQFDKTTGAISVRAVFPNANGALRTGNTGRVRMPQLFSNAVVIPQESTFEIQDKTYVYVVGKDQKVTSKPVKISGKTENYYFISEGIQPGEKIVFTGIGMLKDGVSIKPKAISSDSLLKAKPL; via the coding sequence ATGAAAATACCTGGAAAAATAAGGTTCATCGTACTTATCTCAAGTATTATCCTTTTACAAAACTGCACCAAAGCTGCTGAAGGATCAAATGCTGCTCCTCCAGCTCCCGAACTGCCTGTTTATACTGTCATTACGTCACCTGCTACTACCTATCAGGAATTCCCAACCGCTCTGGAAGGAAAAAACAATGTGGAAATCAGATCGCAGGTAGACGGTTATTTAGATAAAATTTATGTGGAAGAAGGCGCTTATGTAAGAGCCGGACAGCCTTTATTCAAAATAGATTCAAGAGCATACGGAGAACAAATGAATATGGCTTCTGCTAATCTTCAGGTTGCCAATGCCAACATTCAAAAAGCAAAAGTGGAAGTTGATCGACTTGAACCTCTTGTTGCCGCAAAAGTAGTTTCTGATGTACAATTGAGAACGGCAAAAGCAAATTACGCAGCCGCTGTTGCAGCCGCTTCACAGGCGAAAGCTTCTGTTGGTGGTGCAAAAATCAACATTGGATTTACAACCATTACAGCGCCGGTAAGCGGATATATCGGAAGAATTCCTTACAAAAAAGGAAGTCTGATTTCAAGAACAGACCCAAATCCATTGACTTTATTATCAGATATCAGTGAGATTTACGCGTACTTCTCTTTAAGCGAACTTGATTTCATTGCTTTCCAAAATAAATATGAAGGAGCAACTTTAGAGCAAAAGCTAAAAAATATGCCGATGGTAGATTTAGTGATTGCAGACAACACCATTTATCCACAAAAAGGAAAAATGAGCATTGTTGACGGACAATTCGATAAAACAACCGGGGCCATCAGCGTTCGTGCTGTATTCCCAAATGCTAACGGAGCTTTGAGAACCGGAAACACAGGACGTGTTCGTATGCCGCAATTATTTTCGAATGCAGTAGTCATTCCACAGGAGTCTACTTTTGAAATTCAGGACAAAACATATGTTTACGTAGTTGGAAAAGACCAGAAAGTAACCAGCAAGCCTGTAAAGATCTCAGGAAAAACAGAAAACTATTACTTTATTTCTGAAGGAATACAGCCTGGAGAAAAAATCGTATTCACAGGAATCGGAATGTTAAAAGATGGTGTTTCTATCAAGCCGAAAGCTATTTCTTCTGATAGCTTGTTGAAAGCAAAACCATTGTAA
- a CDS encoding thioredoxin family protein — protein sequence MNTPSNMIALGTKAPFFELPNPSKSNEIQSLDDLKGEKGTLVIFMCNHCPFVLHVIDKLNELYEDYNERGIEFIAINSNDVEKYPADSPEKMIEFQIERKFDFPYLYDESQAIAKAYDAACTPDFFFFDEKLDLIYRGQMDDSRPGNHKDVTGEDLIIAFENLLLGESQEEIQRPSMGCNIKWK from the coding sequence ATGAATACGCCTTCAAATATGATCGCTTTGGGTACAAAAGCACCTTTTTTTGAGCTTCCGAACCCTTCAAAAAGTAACGAAATCCAATCGCTGGATGATCTGAAAGGAGAAAAAGGGACGTTGGTGATCTTTATGTGCAACCATTGCCCGTTTGTTCTTCATGTGATTGATAAATTAAATGAATTGTATGAAGACTATAATGAGAGAGGGATTGAGTTTATCGCGATTAACTCTAATGATGTAGAAAAATATCCTGCTGATTCTCCGGAAAAAATGATCGAATTCCAGATCGAGAGAAAATTTGATTTCCCTTATTTATATGACGAAAGCCAGGCGATTGCAAAAGCTTATGATGCAGCTTGTACACCAGATTTCTTTTTCTTTGATGAAAAACTGGATCTTATCTACAGAGGGCAAATGGATGATTCAAGACCGGGAAATCATAAGGATGTAACGGGTGAAGATTTAATTATTGCTTTTGAAAATCTTTTATTGGGCGAATCTCAGGAAGAAATTCAGAGACCAAGTATGGGATGTAATATTAAATGGAAATAA